In Leptotrichia trevisanii DSM 22070, a single genomic region encodes these proteins:
- a CDS encoding 3-keto-L-gulonate-6-phosphate decarboxylase UlaD → MAKPLLQVALDHSDLKGAIKAAVSVGEEVDVIEAGTVCLLQVGSELVEVLRNLFPEKIIVADTKCADAGGTVAKNNAVRGADWMTCICCATIPTMKAALKAIKEVRGERGEIQVELYGDWTYEQAQLWLDAGINQAIYHQSRDALLAGETWGEKDLNKVKKLIEMGFKVSVTGGLNTDTLKLFEGVDVFTFIAGRGITEADDPAAAARAFKAEIDKYWK, encoded by the coding sequence AGGTGCAATAAAAGCAGCAGTTTCCGTTGGAGAGGAAGTTGATGTAATAGAAGCTGGAACCGTATGTTTATTACAAGTTGGAAGCGAATTAGTGGAAGTATTGAGAAACCTATTTCCTGAAAAAATAATAGTGGCAGATACAAAATGTGCGGATGCAGGAGGAACAGTTGCCAAAAACAATGCAGTTCGTGGAGCAGACTGGATGACTTGTATATGCTGTGCAACAATTCCGACAATGAAAGCAGCTTTAAAAGCTATAAAGGAAGTGCGTGGTGAACGTGGTGAAATTCAGGTGGAACTGTATGGTGACTGGACTTATGAACAGGCTCAGCTTTGGTTGGATGCAGGAATTAATCAGGCTATTTACCATCAAAGCAGAGATGCCTTGCTGGCTGGGGAAACTTGGGGAGAAAAGGACTTGAACAAAGTCAAAAAATTAATTGAAATGGGATTTAAAGTTTCTGTCACAGGAGGATTAAATACAGATACACTAAAATTATTTGAAGGTGTGGATGTGTTTACATTTATTGCAGGACGTGGAATTACAGAAGCAGATGATCCGGCAGCAGCGGCAAGAGCATTTAAAGCAGAAATTGATAAATATTGGAAATAA